The Phycisphaerales bacterium sequence GTCCACGTGCCCCTCGGCCTCCAGGCTCTTGTCGCCGGTGAGCGTGCCAAGCCCCTTCTTGACCTCGCCCTTGAGCTTGTCCGCCTTGCCGTCGATGCGATCAGGGTCCATGTGAGTGCCTCCTTGCGGCCGCGGGTGTGAAGGGTGCGGCCGAGGACAGTGTGGCCTCTGACGGTGAACGAGGCGTAAAGCGAAAACCGGAAAGCGAAGAGCAGGCACCGACCTCCACTCCGGGTTTCCAACTTCCGCTTTCCGCTTTCCGACTTCCGCGTTCCGACTTCCGCTTTCCGCTTTCACCCCCCGTTCGCAACCCGTTCCACGAACACCCCGCGCACACCCGCCCACACCGCCCCCGGTTTTGGCCGATTCTCACACCAGCACAGCGCTCGTGGTGGCACCCTCTTACGCGACACACAGCGGTCCCGCCCTCAACGGGGTGGCGGCGCGGGCTTTGACGGATCGAACCCCGGCGCATTGGCCGGACCAATCTCACCCCTGTAAGGAGCACGGTGTGCCTACTGAAAATACGACGTGGAACAAGCGGATCTTCTCCCGCGGCCTCTCGCCGCTGCTGCTGGTCGTCCTTGCGGGCTTGGCGACCGGCTGCGCCACCCAGGACAACCCGTACGAGAACCACGACGACGACTGGGGCACGCCCCGCGCCCGCCCGCAGCTGACCGTCGATGAGGCCAACCGCGGCTACATCACCGAGCGCCGCGAGGCCGTGGTCGTCGACCGCGACACCACCTACCGCGAGCCCGCGCCCGAGCCGCGCCGCGAGACCCGCACCGAGGCCCGCCGCGAGTCCACCACGGGCAGCACCATCATGTACTTCCCCACCGGCGACCGCGAGAGCAGCACGCTGATGGTCGAGCGCATCGCCCCCGCCGAGGTCGTCGTCGGCGCCCCCTTCCAGTACCGCATGCGCGTCACCAACCTCACCGACAACCCGGTGCGCGGCGTGTTCGTCTCCGAGACCAGCGACGAGGGCATCGAGATCACCGGCAGCAACCTGCAGCCCCAGCGCGGCGCCCCCTTCAACTGGAACGGCCAGTTCTTCAACCGCGCCGACAACGTGAACGCCTTCCCCAACGGTGAGAACGCCGAGGCGATGAACCGCAACGCCCTCACCTGGAACGTCGGCGACCTGCGCGGCAACGAGAGCAAGGTGATCGAGGTCGAGGCCCGCACCGAGAAGGCCGGCCCCTCCACCACCTGCGTCTTCGCCGGCTACAACCCCGAGGTGTGCGTGACCATGAACGCCGTCGCGCCGCCCAGCATCGCCCTGGCCCTGCGCAGCCCGCGCGAGGTCCTCATCTGCGAGGACATCCCGCTCCGCTACGAGGTGACCAACACCGGCGAGAGCCACGCTCGCGACGTCCGCGTCCGCGTCGACCTGCCCGAGGGCTGGCGCGCCCGTGACCGCGGCGCCGAGCTGCGCGTGGGTGACCTCGCCCCCGGCGAGACCAAGTCCATCGACTTCACCGCCCGCGCCGACCGGCCCGGCGAGTTCAACCTCGGCGCCGCCGAGGCCACCGGCGCCATGGGCGTGAACGCCCGCGCCGAGTCGGCCACCATCGCGGTCATCCAGCCCGAGCTGCAGCTTGACTTCGACGCGCCCGAGACGACCTACATGGGCCGCGACATGGGCAGCCGCATCACCATCACCAACCCCAGCAACATCCCGCTGCGGGACGTGCGCGTGACCGCCGACTTCCAGGGCGCCCGCTTCGAGGACGCCGGCGACCGCAGCGACCGCCGGGCCGGCAACAACACCTGGTCCATCGGCACCCTCGGGCCCGGCGAGTCCCGCCAGACCATGGTCCGCCTGAACGCCGAGCAGATCGGCGAGGTCCGCGGCCGCATCCGCGCCGAGGCCTACTGCGCCCAGCCGCAGGTGGAAGAGTTCACCACCCGCGTGGTGGGCATCCCCGCCCTGCTGCTCGAGGTCGTCGACGAGCGTGACCCCGTCCGCATCGGCGACGAGACGGTCTACACCATCCGCGTGCACAACCAGGGCTCGGCCGAGGCCACCAACATCACCATCCTGGGCGTCCTGCCCACCGGTCAGGAGTTCGTCGCGGCCCGCGGCTTCGGCGACACCAACGCCGGCGACGCCCGCGGCGGCCAGAACGTGCAGTTCAGCCCCCTCGCCCGCCTGGCCCCCAAGGCCACGGCCGAGTGGCAGATCCGCGTCAAGGCCACCGCACCCGGTGACGTCCGCTTCGGCGTCCGCATGACCGCCGACCAGCTCGACAGCCCGGTGGAGGAGACCGAGTCCACCAACCTCGTCGAGTAATCGACAGGTAGTCACTTCACTTCCAAGCAAACGTGCCACCGAGATGCCCTCATCTCGGTGGCTTTCTTTTCACCCGGCGCCCCGCCGCTACCATCCGCTCATGCACAACCACTCCTGCTGCGGCGGCCATTCGAAGTCCACCTCTTCCACCACCGCTAACGACGCCGCCACGTCTTCCTGCTGCAAGGGCGACGCCCACAAGCAATCCGGCGCCTGCTGCAAGGACCAGCCCACCGCGACCTCCGCCGCATCAGAGCCCAAGCCCTACGACCCCAAGGAACTCCTCGCCCACCTCAAGTCCCTCGACCCGGTGACGCTCACGATGCGCTACCGCCGCGGCATCGAGTGCATCGACCGGCGCGTCTTCGAGATGTCCGAGGAGCAGATCGACTCCGCCTTCCTCGCTGACCCCAACCCCGCCACCAACGTCGGCCAGTGGCCCGCCCGCGTCCTCGTCGGCCACGTCGCCGATGCCGAGGTCGTGTTCGTCGAGCGCATGCGCCGCTGCATCGGCGAGGAAAACCCCGTCGTCTCCGTCTGGGACGAAAACGCCTTCGTCGACTCCATGATCTACAACCACGGTCACAAGCAGTACAGCACCGACCCCCAGGGCGACCACGCCCGCGTCATGGCCGCGGTGGGCGGCCCGCTCGCCGTCATCCACACCCTCCGCCAGTGGACCGGCCAGTGGCTGCTCTCGCTCCCCGAATCCGCCTGGTCCCGCAAGATCATGCACCCCGAGCGCGGCGAGATGACCCTCAAGGACATCCTCGTCTACGCCACCTATCACCTCGAGCACCACGCCGTGTACCTCTCCCGCAAGGTCGAGAAGGTCCTCGGCCCGGCACCGGCTGAAGAAGCCGCAGCCGGCTCCTGCGGCTCCGGCTGTGGCTGCCATCACTGAGCTCGGAGTCGCAACGAGCCCGACGCGCCAGCGAGGGTTCCTGTGCTTCCTCTTTGCTCGCGCTCGCTCTCCCTACCCAGACCGAGGAGCTTCACAAACTCCTCCTGAACAAAGCCGCCACAAAGAGGACCGATCTACACGGAAAGGGGATCATGACTGATCCCTCTCCGTGTCACTCCGTCCCCACTCCGCCCTCTCCGTGTTCTGCCTCTTTTCCTGACAGCCCCGGGCGACCCCCTCCGCATGCAGTCTGCCGCACCACCGCGGCCAGCACCCTGCAAAAGGAGACTCACCCGTGAACACCCGTGCCATCCTCGCCTCCCTCGCCATCCTTATCGCCGGCGCCGGCCTCACCGCCCCCACCATCGCGGGCGGCGGCAGCGGCTCCAGCAAGTCCTCCGCCAAGGACAACAAGAAGCAGGACATCCGCCTCGAGGCCCGCATGCGCTCCGGCCGCATCGAGGCCAAGGTCGCCTGGCGCTCCGACCGCGGCCGCCTCAAGGTCCAGGCCGAGATCTACCGCGCATCCCCCAACACCACCTACACCGTCACCCACAAGGGCAAGGAGATCGCCAAGATCACCACTGACAACCTCGGCAACGGCCGCTACGAGCGCGAGCGGACCAACATCACCATGGCCGTGGGCGACTCGGTCGCCGTCGGCACCCTCAAGGGCACCCTCGCCCCCAAGAAGTAAGACGTTGACGCTCTTCCTTTCCTCCACGCAGAACCGGCGGCCCCCACCAGGCCGCCGGTTCTCTATTTGGTCAGCGAAGAACGCAC is a genomic window containing:
- a CDS encoding CsbD family protein; protein product: MDPDRIDGKADKLKGEVKKGLGTLTGDKSLEAEGHVDKAKGHVKDAFGRVKDEFRAEDRRANEP
- a CDS encoding NEW3 domain-containing protein encodes the protein MPTENTTWNKRIFSRGLSPLLLVVLAGLATGCATQDNPYENHDDDWGTPRARPQLTVDEANRGYITERREAVVVDRDTTYREPAPEPRRETRTEARRESTTGSTIMYFPTGDRESSTLMVERIAPAEVVVGAPFQYRMRVTNLTDNPVRGVFVSETSDEGIEITGSNLQPQRGAPFNWNGQFFNRADNVNAFPNGENAEAMNRNALTWNVGDLRGNESKVIEVEARTEKAGPSTTCVFAGYNPEVCVTMNAVAPPSIALALRSPREVLICEDIPLRYEVTNTGESHARDVRVRVDLPEGWRARDRGAELRVGDLAPGETKSIDFTARADRPGEFNLGAAEATGAMGVNARAESATIAVIQPELQLDFDAPETTYMGRDMGSRITITNPSNIPLRDVRVTADFQGARFEDAGDRSDRRAGNNTWSIGTLGPGESRQTMVRLNAEQIGEVRGRIRAEAYCAQPQVEEFTTRVVGIPALLLEVVDERDPVRIGDETVYTIRVHNQGSAEATNITILGVLPTGQEFVAARGFGDTNAGDARGGQNVQFSPLARLAPKATAEWQIRVKATAPGDVRFGVRMTADQLDSPVEETESTNLVE
- a CDS encoding DinB family protein, producing MHNHSCCGGHSKSTSSTTANDAATSSCCKGDAHKQSGACCKDQPTATSAASEPKPYDPKELLAHLKSLDPVTLTMRYRRGIECIDRRVFEMSEEQIDSAFLADPNPATNVGQWPARVLVGHVADAEVVFVERMRRCIGEENPVVSVWDENAFVDSMIYNHGHKQYSTDPQGDHARVMAAVGGPLAVIHTLRQWTGQWLLSLPESAWSRKIMHPERGEMTLKDILVYATYHLEHHAVYLSRKVEKVLGPAPAEEAAAGSCGSGCGCHH